One part of the Mycobacterium marinum genome encodes these proteins:
- a CDS encoding LON peptidase substrate-binding domain-containing protein — MVAVPKPFESPMFPLEAAMLPGQDLPLRIFEPRYSALVRHCLDTGDPFGVVLIAGGREVGGGESRYDVGTLARITEYVDEGAGRYQLLCRTGERIRVCDWLPDEPYPRATVQIWPDEPGAAVSAAQFRDTEDRVMALFERIATARGIELPDRDVVFDYQSDDIAADAGTLLYELASRVPMGPADGYAVLSAPSAADRLAALAEAVDSVEAMVDFQLSD; from the coding sequence ATGGTGGCCGTTCCGAAGCCCTTCGAATCACCGATGTTTCCGCTGGAGGCGGCGATGCTGCCCGGCCAGGATCTGCCATTGCGCATCTTTGAGCCTCGCTACAGCGCGCTGGTGCGACACTGCCTCGATACTGGTGATCCGTTCGGTGTGGTCCTGATCGCCGGTGGGCGCGAGGTGGGTGGCGGTGAGTCGCGATACGACGTCGGGACGCTGGCCCGGATCACCGAATACGTCGACGAGGGCGCGGGTCGTTATCAGTTGTTGTGCCGCACTGGGGAACGGATTCGGGTGTGCGACTGGCTCCCGGACGAGCCCTATCCGCGCGCGACGGTTCAGATCTGGCCAGATGAGCCGGGCGCAGCGGTGAGTGCGGCCCAGTTTCGCGACACCGAAGACCGGGTGATGGCGTTGTTCGAACGGATCGCCACCGCCCGTGGCATCGAGTTGCCGGATCGCGATGTGGTGTTCGACTACCAGTCCGACGACATCGCCGCTGACGCGGGAACCTTGTTGTACGAGTTGGCGTCTCGGGTTCCGATGGGCCCGGCCGACGGCTACGCGGTGTTGTCGGCGCCGTCAGCCGCTGATCGGCTGGCCGCACTCGCCGAGGCGGTGGATTCGGTCGAGGCGATGGTCGATTTCCAGCTGTCCGACTAG
- a CDS encoding AAA family ATPase produces the protein MTSPYGAPQLTLTARLNTSAVDSRRGVVRLHPSAIAALGIREWDAVSLTGSRTTAAVAGMADDQVPVGTILLDDVTLSNAGLREGTAVLVNSVTVYGARTVTLSGSSLATQSLSPITLRQALLGKVMTVGDAVSLLPRDLGPGTSTSAASQALASAVGISWTSELLTVTGVDPDAPVSVQPNTLVTWGTGVPHTAQSSQAERVSVATPEIQVEELKGAQPQAAKLTEWLKLALDEPHLLQSLGAGTNLGVLVSGPAGVGKVTLVRAVCAGRRLVELDGPEVGALAPENRLKAVASAVATVRDGGGVLLITDVDALLPATAEPVAALILGELRTAVASDGVVLIATTAAPDQLDARLRAPDLCDRELGLPLPDAATRKALLEALLRHVPTGELDIDEIAGRTPGFVVADLAALLREAALRAASRASTDGQPPALTQEDLLGALTVIRPLSRSASSEVAVGSITLDDVGDMAQAKQALTEAVLWPLQHPDTFARLGVEPPRGVLLYGPPGCGKTFVVRALASTGQLSVHAVKGSELMDKWVGSSEKAVRELFRRARDSAPSLVFLDEVDALAPRRGQSFDSGVGDRVVAALLTELDGIEPLRDVVVLGATNRPDLIDPALLRPGRLERLVFVEPPDAEARREILRTAGKSIPLSADVDLDEVAAGLDRYSAADCVALLREAALTAMRRSIDAADVTAADLSAARQTVRPSLDPLQVDALRAFAEEL, from the coding sequence GTGACCAGCCCCTATGGGGCTCCACAGCTGACGCTGACCGCCCGGCTGAACACGTCGGCGGTGGACTCACGTCGAGGCGTGGTGCGGTTGCACCCGAGCGCCATTGCCGCCCTCGGGATCCGGGAGTGGGACGCGGTTTCGTTGACCGGGTCCCGAACGACCGCGGCGGTGGCCGGCATGGCTGATGACCAGGTCCCGGTCGGCACCATATTGCTGGACGACGTGACCCTGTCCAACGCCGGACTACGCGAAGGCACTGCGGTGCTGGTCAACTCGGTCACCGTCTACGGTGCACGGACCGTGACGCTGAGCGGGTCGTCGCTGGCCACCCAATCGCTTTCGCCGATCACCTTGCGCCAGGCGCTGCTGGGCAAGGTGATGACCGTCGGCGACGCGGTGTCGCTGTTGCCCCGCGACCTGGGCCCGGGCACCTCGACTTCGGCCGCCAGCCAGGCGTTGGCGTCGGCGGTCGGCATCAGCTGGACATCGGAGCTGTTGACCGTCACCGGCGTCGATCCCGATGCGCCGGTCAGTGTGCAGCCGAACACGTTGGTCACCTGGGGCACCGGGGTACCCCACACCGCGCAGTCATCCCAGGCCGAGCGGGTCAGCGTGGCCACTCCGGAGATCCAGGTCGAGGAGCTCAAGGGCGCCCAGCCGCAGGCGGCCAAGCTCACCGAATGGCTCAAGCTCGCCCTCGATGAACCTCACCTACTGCAGTCTTTGGGTGCGGGCACCAACCTGGGCGTGCTGGTGTCCGGTCCGGCCGGAGTCGGCAAGGTGACGCTGGTGCGTGCGGTGTGTGCCGGACGCCGGCTGGTCGAACTCGACGGTCCCGAGGTTGGTGCGCTGGCCCCGGAAAATCGGCTCAAGGCCGTGGCCTCCGCCGTCGCGACGGTTCGCGACGGCGGAGGGGTGCTGTTGATCACCGACGTGGACGCGCTGCTGCCGGCCACCGCGGAACCGGTAGCCGCACTGATCCTCGGCGAGCTGCGCACCGCGGTCGCCAGCGATGGCGTGGTGCTGATCGCCACTACCGCCGCGCCCGACCAGCTCGACGCCCGGTTACGCGCGCCCGACCTGTGCGACCGGGAATTGGGGTTGCCGCTGCCCGACGCGGCCACCCGCAAGGCCCTGCTGGAAGCCCTGCTGCGGCACGTACCTACCGGCGAATTGGATATTGACGAAATAGCCGGCCGCACGCCGGGCTTCGTAGTTGCCGACCTGGCCGCGCTGCTGCGTGAGGCGGCGCTGCGGGCCGCTTCGCGAGCCAGTACCGACGGTCAGCCACCAGCGCTCACCCAGGAAGACCTACTTGGCGCGCTGACCGTCATCCGCCCCCTGTCGCGCTCGGCGAGCTCGGAGGTCGCGGTAGGAAGCATCACCCTCGACGATGTCGGGGACATGGCCCAGGCCAAGCAGGCCCTGACCGAGGCGGTGCTGTGGCCGTTGCAGCATCCGGACACGTTCGCCCGGTTAGGGGTCGAGCCCCCGCGGGGGGTACTGCTCTACGGCCCACCCGGATGCGGCAAGACCTTCGTGGTCCGGGCACTGGCCAGCACCGGGCAGTTGAGCGTGCACGCGGTCAAGGGCTCCGAGCTGATGGACAAATGGGTTGGCTCCTCGGAGAAAGCCGTCCGTGAGCTCTTTCGCCGGGCCCGCGATTCGGCGCCGTCGTTGGTGTTTCTCGACGAGGTGGATGCCCTGGCGCCCCGACGCGGCCAAAGCTTCGATTCGGGTGTTGGGGATCGGGTAGTCGCCGCCCTGCTGACCGAGCTCGACGGCATCGAACCGCTGCGTGACGTGGTGGTGCTGGGGGCGACCAACCGCCCCGATCTGATCGATCCGGCGCTGCTGCGCCCGGGCCGGCTGGAACGGCTGGTGTTCGTCGAGCCGCCCGATGCCGAGGCGCGCCGCGAGATCCTGCGCACCGCAGGCAAATCCATCCCGCTCAGCGCCGACGTCGACCTGGACGAGGTGGCCGCGGGGCTCGACCGCTACAGTGCTGCCGACTGCGTGGCATTGCTGCGCGAGGCGGCTCTGACCGCGATGCGCCGTTCCATCGACGCGGCCGACGTCACCGCCGCGGACCTCTCCGCCGCGCGCCAAACCGTCCGCCCGTCATTGGATCCGCTGCAGGTGGATGCGTTGCGCGCGTTCGCCGAAGAGCTCTGA
- the pssA gene encoding CDP-diacylglycerol--serine O-phosphatidyltransferase gives MTTKPRSRRAVNLQILPSAMTVLSICAGLTSIKFALEHQPVPAMALIAAAAILDGLDGRVARILDAQSRMGAEIDSLADAVNFGVTPALVLYVTMLSKWQVGWVVVLLYAVCVVLRLARFNALLDDGTQPAYAHEFFVGMPAPAGAVSMIGLLALKMQFGEGWWTSVWFLAFWITGTSMLMVSGIPMKKMHAVAVPPNLAAVLLAVLAIMAAAAVLAPYILIWVIIIAYVCHIPFAVRSKRWLAEHPEVWGDKPKQRRAARRAIRRAQPHRRSVARRSVARLGLRKPGGRL, from the coding sequence ATGACGACCAAGCCTCGGAGCAGGCGCGCGGTAAACCTGCAGATCTTGCCCAGCGCAATGACGGTGCTGTCCATCTGCGCCGGGCTGACCTCGATCAAATTCGCCCTCGAACACCAGCCGGTGCCGGCGATGGCGCTGATCGCGGCGGCGGCCATTCTGGACGGACTCGACGGCCGGGTAGCCCGCATTCTGGACGCCCAGTCGCGCATGGGCGCAGAAATCGACTCCCTGGCCGATGCGGTGAATTTCGGCGTGACGCCCGCGCTGGTGCTCTATGTCACGATGCTGTCGAAGTGGCAGGTCGGTTGGGTTGTGGTGCTGCTCTACGCGGTGTGCGTCGTGCTTCGGCTGGCGCGGTTCAACGCGCTGCTGGATGACGGCACCCAGCCCGCGTACGCACACGAATTCTTCGTCGGAATGCCCGCACCGGCGGGCGCGGTTTCCATGATCGGCCTGCTGGCCTTGAAGATGCAGTTCGGTGAGGGCTGGTGGACCTCGGTGTGGTTCCTGGCGTTCTGGATCACCGGCACATCGATGCTGATGGTCAGCGGGATCCCCATGAAGAAGATGCATGCCGTGGCGGTGCCGCCCAACCTGGCCGCGGTGCTGCTGGCGGTGCTGGCCATCATGGCGGCCGCCGCGGTGCTGGCTCCCTACATCTTGATCTGGGTGATCATCATCGCCTACGTGTGTCACATTCCGTTCGCGGTGCGCAGCAAGCGCTGGCTGGCCGAGCATCCCGAGGTGTGGGGCGACAAACCCAAGCAACGACGCGCCGCGCGGCGCGCGATTCGCAGAGCGCAGCCGCATCGCCGGTCGGTGGCGCGCCGTTCGGTGGCGCGGCTGGGGCTGCGCAAGCCGGGCGGGCGGTTGTGA
- a CDS encoding phosphatidylserine decarboxylase — MARRPRRSDSSSAEPTLSPQHLLALVRSTIPPIHPAGRPFIAAGLAVAGVGYRHRWARRTGLLAAGACAGFFRHPPRVPPSRAGAIVAPADGVICVIDTAAPPAELSMGDAPLPRVSIFLSVFDAHVQRAPVSGEVVAVQHRPGRFGSADLPAASDDNERNSVRIRTANGAEVVAVQVAGLVARRIVCDAHVGDKLAIGDTYGLIRFGSRLDTYLPPGTEPVVRVGQRTIAGETILADLP; from the coding sequence GTGGCACGACGTCCCCGCCGTTCCGACTCATCCTCCGCGGAACCGACTCTGAGCCCGCAGCATCTGCTGGCGTTGGTGCGATCCACCATCCCGCCGATACACCCGGCCGGGCGCCCCTTCATCGCTGCGGGCCTAGCCGTGGCCGGTGTCGGATACCGGCACCGCTGGGCGCGCCGGACGGGGCTGCTGGCCGCCGGCGCCTGCGCCGGCTTCTTCCGTCACCCGCCCCGGGTACCACCGAGCCGGGCCGGCGCCATCGTGGCACCCGCCGACGGCGTGATCTGCGTGATCGACACCGCGGCACCACCGGCCGAACTCAGCATGGGCGACGCGCCGCTCCCCAGGGTCAGCATCTTCTTGTCGGTATTCGACGCCCACGTGCAGCGGGCCCCGGTCAGCGGCGAGGTCGTCGCCGTCCAGCACCGGCCCGGCCGCTTCGGGTCGGCCGACCTGCCCGCGGCGAGCGACGACAACGAACGCAACAGCGTGCGCATCCGCACCGCCAACGGTGCTGAAGTGGTCGCGGTGCAGGTTGCCGGGCTGGTAGCGCGCCGCATCGTGTGCGACGCACACGTCGGAGACAAATTGGCGATCGGCGACACTTACGGCCTGATCCGTTTCGGCTCTCGCCTGGATACCTACCTGCCACCGGGCACCGAGCCGGTGGTCAGAGTTGGCCAGCGCACGATTGCCGGCGAGACCATATTGGCTGACCTGCCATGA
- a CDS encoding PE family protein, translating to MSYVIATPDLLSAAATDLAGIGNTIGQASYAAAAPTTAVISAAADEISMQIAALFGAHGQAFQAVSSQAALFHDQFVQALTTGASSYASAEAASQNLLNLVNAPTQALLNRPLIGNGANGAAGTGASGGDGGILIGNGGAGGSGATGVTGGAGGAGGAAGLLAGTAGAGGSGGLGAGGAGGAGGQGGTGGLFSAGGAGGIGGVGASGGTGGAGGLGLFGAGGAGGAGGLANSAVGGAGGAGGASLLFGNGGAGGLGGGGATAGGAGGQGGDAGTFYGDGGVGGAGGAGGNIPGSSGGAGGAGGNAGLFHGDGGAGGTGGVATSAGGAGGAGGNGAELVGTGGVGGAGGTSFDTGGAGGIGGSAGALFGAGGAGGAGGFGQVSGGDGGAGGNSGVVYGDGGAGGAGAIGGAAAGGKGGDGGDAATLFGSGGTGGHGAAGPAAGGDGGRGGTGGGLAGSGGAGGNGAVGTVSGVGGDGGNAAGLFGDGGTGGNGGLAAAGGAGGDGGAGGKAALIGSGGNGGAGGSGTADPGGNGGRGGDAQLFGTGGNGGNPGLGVPAGTAGEAGAPGLATSNQALLDVINAPTQALLDRPLIGNGANGAAGTGANGGDGGILFGNGGAGGSGAVNGLGTGQAGGNGGAAGLLSGGAGVGGTGGIGAVLGGAGGTGGMAGLFGAGGAGGEGGGGQSGGAGGGGGVGLFGAGGNGGTGGFSLVTGGTGGAGGASLLFGNGGAGGAGGFGGTEAGGAGGDGGAAGVFSGNGGAGGAGGIAPAGTEGGAGGAGGNAGVFSGTGGAGGAGGAGQTVGGAGGTGGGAATLFGAGGAGGAGAIGLDTGGAGGAGGSAGALSGTGGAGGAGGIGVGGGGGGGGVGGAGGNAGVVYGDGGAGGAGGGGTVAAGAAGGSGGNAAMLFGNGGAGGAGGTGAAVGGNGGTGGDGGGLSGSGGAGGNGAGGGTGGTGGDGGRARGLLGDGGTGGDGGFGGITSGDGGNGGTGALIGDGGNGGAGGIGLGAAPGGDGGKGGDAQLVGTGGNGGILGLGLPPGTAGTGGTGGTLIGENGHDGA from the coding sequence ATGTCTTATGTGATAGCGACACCAGATTTATTGAGCGCGGCGGCAACGGATTTGGCCGGCATTGGCAACACCATCGGCCAGGCCAGCTATGCGGCGGCCGCCCCGACGACCGCGGTGATATCCGCCGCCGCCGATGAGATATCAATGCAGATCGCGGCGCTTTTCGGCGCGCACGGCCAAGCTTTCCAGGCGGTCAGCTCACAAGCGGCACTATTTCATGATCAATTCGTGCAGGCCTTGACCACCGGCGCGAGCTCATACGCGAGCGCCGAGGCGGCGTCGCAAAATCTGCTCAACTTGGTGAACGCCCCCACCCAGGCGTTGCTGAATCGCCCGTTGATCGGCAATGGAGCCAACGGGGCCGCGGGAACCGGCGCGAGCGGTGGCGACGGCGGAATACTGATCGGCAATGGCGGGGCCGGCGGATCGGGCGCGACCGGCGTCACCGGCGGGGCCGGCGGGGCCGGTGGCGCCGCCGGGCTGCTGGCCGGCACGGCCGGCGCGGGAGGCTCGGGTGGGCTCGGAGCGGGCGGCGCCGGCGGAGCCGGCGGCCAAGGCGGAACCGGTGGGCTATTCAGCGCGGGCGGGGCCGGCGGCATCGGTGGGGTGGGCGCCAGCGGTGGCACCGGCGGTGCGGGCGGCCTCGGGCTGTTCGGCGCCGGCGGGGCCGGCGGGGCCGGCGGACTAGCCAACAGCGCGGTCGGCGGTGCCGGCGGGGCCGGCGGGGCCAGCCTGCTGTTCGGCAACGGTGGCGCGGGCGGGCTCGGCGGCGGCGGAGCGACTGCCGGGGGCGCGGGCGGGCAGGGCGGCGACGCCGGCACCTTCTACGGCGACGGCGGCGTCGGCGGGGCCGGCGGGGCCGGCGGCAACATTCCCGGCAGCAGCGGCGGGGCCGGTGGGGCCGGCGGCAACGCCGGCCTGTTCCACGGCGACGGCGGGGCCGGCGGCACCGGCGGAGTCGCGACCAGCGCCGGCGGTGCAGGTGGGGCCGGCGGCAACGGCGCCGAACTGGTCGGCACCGGCGGGGTCGGTGGGGCCGGCGGAACCAGCTTCGATACCGGTGGGGCCGGCGGCATCGGCGGCAGCGCCGGCGCCCTGTTCGGCGCCGGTGGAGCCGGCGGGGCGGGCGGCTTCGGCCAAGTCAGCGGCGGCGACGGCGGGGCCGGCGGGAACAGCGGCGTGGTCTACGGCGACGGCGGGGCCGGCGGGGCCGGCGCCATCGGCGGCGCTGCTGCCGGCGGCAAGGGCGGCGACGGCGGGGATGCCGCAACGCTCTTCGGCTCCGGCGGGACCGGCGGCCACGGCGCTGCGGGCCCTGCCGCCGGCGGCGATGGCGGCCGCGGAGGCACCGGTGGCGGGCTCGCCGGATCCGGCGGTGCGGGCGGCAACGGCGCCGTGGGCACCGTCAGCGGTGTCGGCGGCGACGGCGGCAACGCCGCCGGCCTGTTCGGCGACGGCGGGACCGGCGGCAACGGCGGCCTGGCCGCTGCGGGTGGGGCCGGGGGCGACGGTGGGGCCGGCGGCAAGGCAGCACTGATCGGCAGCGGCGGCAACGGCGGCGCGGGCGGATCTGGCACCGCGGACCCCGGCGGTAACGGGGGCCGAGGCGGTGACGCCCAGCTATTCGGAACCGGCGGCAACGGCGGCAATCCCGGGCTGGGCGTCCCAGCCGGGACAGCGGGCGAAGCCGGCGCTCCTGGGCTGGCCACGTCAAACCAGGCTCTTCTCGACGTAATCAACGCGCCCACCCAGGCGCTGCTGGATCGCCCGCTGATCGGCAACGGCGCCAATGGCGCCGCGGGAACCGGGGCCAACGGCGGCGACGGTGGGATCTTGTTCGGCAACGGTGGCGCCGGTGGTTCCGGCGCGGTCAACGGCCTGGGAACCGGCCAGGCCGGCGGCAACGGCGGGGCCGCGGGGTTGCTGTCGGGCGGCGCAGGGGTCGGTGGCACCGGCGGAATCGGGGCCGTTCTCGGTGGGGCCGGTGGCACGGGCGGCATGGCAGGTCTATTCGGCGCCGGCGGTGCCGGCGGTGAGGGCGGAGGCGGCCAGAGCGGCGGGGCCGGGGGCGGTGGAGGCGTTGGACTGTTCGGGGCGGGTGGCAATGGCGGCACCGGCGGGTTCAGCCTGGTGACTGGCGGGACCGGCGGGGCCGGCGGGGCGAGCCTGCTGTTCGGCAACGGCGGCGCCGGCGGGGCCGGCGGTTTCGGCGGGACCGAGGCTGGTGGAGCCGGTGGCGACGGCGGTGCCGCCGGGGTGTTCTCCGGTAACGGCGGGGCCGGCGGCGCCGGTGGCATCGCTCCCGCAGGCACCGAAGGCGGGGCCGGCGGAGCCGGCGGCAACGCCGGCGTGTTCTCCGGCACCGGTGGCGCCGGCGGGGCCGGCGGAGCCGGCCAGACTGTCGGTGGCGCCGGCGGCACCGGGGGCGGCGCCGCCACTCTCTTCGGTGCCGGTGGGGCCGGCGGAGCCGGCGCGATCGGCCTCGATACCGGTGGGGCCGGCGGGGCCGGCGGCTCGGCTGGCGCCCTCTCCGGTACCGGAGGGGCCGGCGGGGCCGGCGGGATCGGCGTCGGCGGCGGCGGAGGCGGCGGTGGTGTCGGCGGGGCCGGCGGCAACGCCGGCGTGGTCTATGGCGACGGTGGAGCCGGCGGCGCCGGAGGCGGCGGCACGGTCGCTGCCGGTGCGGCCGGCGGATCCGGCGGCAACGCCGCCATGCTCTTCGGCAACGGCGGAGCCGGCGGGGCCGGCGGGACCGGCGCGGCAGTCGGCGGGAACGGCGGAACCGGAGGCGACGGCGGCGGGCTCAGCGGGTCCGGCGGGGCAGGCGGAAACGGCGCAGGTGGCGGCACCGGCGGGACTGGTGGCGACGGCGGCAGGGCTCGCGGGCTCCTTGGCGACGGCGGGACCGGCGGCGACGGCGGCTTTGGCGGTATCACTTCCGGAGACGGCGGCAACGGCGGCACCGGCGCCCTGATCGGAGACGGCGGCAACGGCGGCGCGGGCGGGATCGGCCTCGGGGCTGCGCCGGGTGGTGACGGCGGCAAGGGCGGCGACGCCCAGCTGGTCGGCACGGGCGGCAATGGAGGCATTCTCGGTCTTGGTTTGCCACCGGGCACCGCCGGAACGGGCGGCACTGGCGGGACACTGATCGGCGAGAACGGGCACGACGGCGCATGA
- the glp gene encoding gephyrin-like molybdotransferase Glp, with protein sequence MRSVEEHQRVVTNMVRARPVAKVPLQQAQGLVLADDVVAPLPLPVFDNSAMDGYAVRAEDTVGASAQHPVVLPVAEDIPAGRVDQLRLHPGTAHRIMTGAPVPTGATAIVPVEATDGGLETVQISQPAVAGKHVRRAGEDVAAGTTVLQAGQLVTPAALGLAAALGLAELSVIPRQRVLVVSTGTELVPPGTPLQPGQIYESNAVMLAAAARDAGAVVVATDTAGDDVAQFVAILDRHAGAADLIITSGGVSAGAYEVVKDAFGREGDQGVEFVKVAMQPGMPQGVGLVVGTPIVTLPGNPVSALVSFEVFIRPALRLAMGLPDPRRPQRTAVLTETVTSPRGKRQFRRAILDIGTGQVTSYGPPASHHLRWLASANALLEIPEDDVEVSAGTQVQVWDLT encoded by the coding sequence ATGCGGTCGGTCGAGGAGCATCAGCGGGTCGTCACCAACATGGTCCGGGCCCGTCCCGTCGCCAAGGTCCCATTGCAGCAAGCGCAGGGCCTGGTGCTCGCCGACGACGTGGTCGCCCCGCTGCCGCTACCGGTGTTCGACAACTCCGCGATGGACGGCTACGCGGTGCGGGCCGAGGACACCGTGGGCGCGAGTGCGCAGCACCCGGTGGTGTTGCCAGTGGCCGAGGACATTCCGGCGGGGCGCGTCGACCAACTGAGGCTGCACCCTGGGACGGCGCACCGGATCATGACCGGGGCGCCGGTACCCACCGGCGCGACGGCGATCGTGCCGGTGGAAGCCACCGACGGGGGCCTCGAAACGGTACAGATCAGCCAGCCCGCTGTCGCGGGCAAGCACGTCCGGCGCGCGGGTGAAGATGTCGCCGCCGGTACCACCGTCCTGCAAGCCGGCCAGCTGGTGACACCGGCAGCGCTGGGCTTGGCCGCCGCGCTGGGGCTGGCCGAGCTGAGCGTGATCCCCCGCCAGCGCGTGCTGGTGGTCTCCACCGGCACGGAGCTGGTACCGCCGGGCACGCCACTGCAACCCGGACAGATCTACGAGTCCAACGCGGTCATGCTGGCTGCCGCGGCCCGCGACGCCGGTGCGGTCGTGGTGGCCACCGACACCGCTGGGGACGATGTCGCGCAGTTCGTCGCGATTCTCGACCGACACGCGGGTGCCGCGGACCTGATCATCACCAGCGGGGGGGTCAGTGCCGGAGCCTATGAGGTTGTCAAAGACGCCTTCGGCCGCGAAGGCGATCAGGGCGTCGAGTTCGTCAAGGTGGCGATGCAACCGGGAATGCCCCAGGGCGTCGGCCTGGTGGTCGGCACGCCGATCGTGACCCTGCCCGGCAACCCGGTCAGCGCGCTGGTGTCCTTTGAGGTGTTCATCCGTCCCGCGCTGCGCCTGGCCATGGGTCTGCCGGATCCGCGGCGACCACAGCGGACCGCGGTGCTGACCGAGACGGTCACCTCACCGCGCGGCAAGCGGCAGTTCCGGCGCGCGATCCTCGACATCGGCACCGGACAGGTCACCAGCTACGGGCCGCCGGCCTCGCACCACTTGCGCTGGCTGGCCTCGGCCAACGCCTTGCTGGAGATTCCGGAGGATGACGTGGAGGTGTCCGCCGGAACCCAGGTGCAAGTCTGGGATTTGACCTAA